In Pelorhabdus rhamnosifermentans, one genomic interval encodes:
- a CDS encoding NADH peroxidase, producing MKKFICSICGYVHEGDSAPASCPQCKAPAEKFIEQSTSGLAWADEHRIGIAAGVDAEILEGLHMNFTGECTEIGMYLAMSRQADREGYPEVAEAYKRIAFEEAEHASKFAELLGEVVTPSTKKNLELRVDAEYGACQGKLAIAKKAKELGLDAIHDTVHEMCKDEARHGAAFKGLLERYFGK from the coding sequence ATGAAAAAATTTATCTGTTCTATTTGTGGTTATGTCCATGAAGGCGACTCTGCACCGGCATCCTGTCCGCAATGCAAAGCCCCAGCTGAAAAATTCATCGAACAATCTACTTCAGGTCTGGCTTGGGCCGATGAACATCGCATTGGCATTGCTGCCGGTGTGGATGCCGAAATCCTTGAAGGTCTACACATGAACTTTACTGGTGAATGTACAGAAATTGGGATGTACTTAGCTATGAGCCGTCAGGCTGATCGCGAAGGATATCCAGAAGTTGCTGAAGCTTATAAAAGAATTGCTTTTGAAGAAGCTGAGCACGCTTCAAAATTTGCTGAACTTCTTGGCGAAGTAGTAACACCATCAACGAAAAAGAACCTTGAACTTCGAGTCGATGCCGAATATGGCGCTTGTCAAGGTAAGCTTGCCATTGCTAAGAAAGCCAAAGAACTTGGTTTGGACGCCATTCATGATACAGTACACGAAATGTGCAAAGACGAAGCACGCCATGGTGCTGCTTTCAAGGGATTGCTCGAAAGATATTTCGGTAAATAA
- a CDS encoding FAD binding domain-containing protein, whose translation MFTIDQFVQPATLAEAYELLVSSKTNRILGGCAFLRMTSLRIATAIDLSQLGLNEVNEHDDRIEIGAMTTFRQIETHPLLKQYYCGLLPKAVGNIMGVQFRNIVTVGASVYSKYGFSDLITALLALDTKVELYHNGRMTLAQFLNTPVQKDILTKIIIKKDERLASYEQLRNSASDYPILTVAVSSFEDKSWIVVGARPSCATIAHQASLELSKGIATDDDISRIADLASNECSFGSNMRGSAKYRKAMACELVKRAIKEVYHAN comes from the coding sequence ATGTTTACAATAGATCAATTTGTACAGCCTGCCACACTAGCGGAGGCTTATGAACTTCTCGTTAGCAGTAAAACCAATCGTATTCTTGGCGGTTGCGCTTTTTTAAGAATGACTTCTCTGCGTATTGCTACAGCCATTGATTTGAGCCAGCTTGGACTGAATGAAGTGAATGAGCATGATGATCGTATTGAAATAGGTGCTATGACAACATTTCGTCAGATTGAAACTCATCCTTTATTGAAGCAATATTATTGTGGGTTGCTGCCGAAAGCCGTGGGAAATATTATGGGGGTGCAATTTCGCAATATTGTTACAGTCGGTGCCTCTGTTTATTCTAAGTACGGTTTTTCTGATTTGATTACGGCGCTGTTGGCGCTTGATACAAAAGTGGAATTGTATCATAACGGGAGAATGACTTTGGCTCAGTTTTTGAACACGCCGGTTCAGAAAGATATTTTAACTAAAATAATCATCAAAAAAGATGAACGCTTGGCGTCTTATGAGCAGTTAAGAAATTCGGCAAGTGATTATCCTATTTTAACTGTGGCTGTTTCCAGCTTTGAGGATAAGAGTTGGATTGTCGTGGGAGCGAGACCTTCCTGTGCAACGATCGCGCATCAGGCTTCTTTGGAGTTGTCCAAGGGAATTGCAACAGATGATGATATTTCGCGAATTGCCGATCTTGCGTCAAATGAATGCTCTTTTGGCTCGAATATGCGTGGGTCGGCGAAGTATCGTAAGGCGATGGCCTGCGAACTTGTAAAGCGTGCTATCAAGGAGGTGTATCATGCAAATTGA
- a CDS encoding (2Fe-2S)-binding protein — protein sequence MQIDVIMNQKQLSLSVAADEFLADTLRRYGFLSIRKGCNTTCCGLCTVWIDDKPTLSCSVLSARLQGKRITTIEGVEQEATEFAKILASEGAEQCGFCSPGFIMTVLAMKRELVHPTEAEIIHYLTGNLCRCTGYLGQMRAVRTYLRGMHP from the coding sequence ATGCAAATTGATGTAATCATGAATCAGAAGCAGCTGAGTTTAAGTGTCGCGGCTGATGAATTTTTAGCAGATACATTGCGGCGTTACGGCTTTCTTAGTATTCGCAAGGGCTGCAATACGACATGCTGTGGTTTGTGTACCGTGTGGATCGATGATAAACCGACTTTGTCTTGTTCCGTCCTTTCGGCGCGCCTTCAGGGCAAACGCATTACAACGATTGAAGGAGTGGAACAAGAGGCAACAGAGTTTGCGAAGATACTTGCTAGTGAAGGTGCGGAGCAATGCGGGTTTTGCAGTCCCGGTTTTATTATGACGGTGTTGGCTATGAAAAGGGAGCTTGTTCATCCTACAGAAGCTGAGATCATTCATTATTTGACAGGCAATTTATGTCGTTGCACAGGTTATCTCGGACAAATGCGGGCCGTTAGAACCTATTTGAGGGGGATGCACCCATGA
- a CDS encoding xanthine dehydrogenase family protein molybdopterin-binding subunit, with product MITMKSVGQGIPKMDALAIATGKPVYTQDLVMPNTLVVKVLHSPYAFAEIKAIDTRKAKKLSGVECILTYEDVPKVRFTVAGQSYPEPSPYDRLILDKVVRYVGDAVAIIAAVDEKTALRAMKLIKVDYEIFEPVLDFETAMGHASIVHREQDLYTNFDIGMEQAKNIIATHKVEVGNIEAELKKCTVIVEETYYTQAQAQGMMETYRSFNYLDHMGRLVVISSTQIPFHVRRTLARALQIPESKIRVIKPRIGGGFGGKQTLAVEFFTAIVTWKTGKPAQLVYDRTETFSCTSSRHAMRLKVRLGADQAGVIKVVDIEGLSDGGAYGEHSSTTFGAAGEKALILYNKTTAARFFGHAVYTNKMPGGALRGYGATQATFALESTLNKLAEKLHMDPTKIRLKNIINEGENYFTKPDVILGSSTLDRCIIKGKELIGWNEKYPRKDLESGKVRGLGMAVTVQGSGIAYIDTAAAEIHLNSEGSYTLMIGSTDMGTGSDTILAQFAAEVLETTVDKFIVYAADTDVSPYDPGSYASSTTYVTGMAVVRAAQDLKAKIIAKGAKLLEVLPEQIEFDGTVMKTLNSEKTLTLKKLAESILVGPGHEQLVGTGSYGSPVSPPPFIAGFAEVEVDKGTGKVDVVHYVAVVDCGTVVNPKLAKIQVEGGIVQGIGMALYEDVRYGPKGKLQTNSFMQYKIPCRKDIGSIDVVFEPSYEPTGPFGAKSIGEVVINTPPAAIAHAIYNAVGVTVTKLPITPEKIFMAMKH from the coding sequence ATGATAACCATGAAAAGTGTTGGACAAGGAATTCCTAAAATGGATGCCTTAGCCATTGCTACAGGGAAACCTGTTTATACACAGGATTTAGTCATGCCTAATACACTTGTTGTCAAAGTACTTCATAGTCCATATGCTTTCGCCGAAATTAAAGCCATCGATACAAGGAAGGCTAAGAAATTATCTGGAGTGGAATGTATTTTAACTTATGAGGATGTTCCCAAGGTTCGGTTTACTGTGGCAGGTCAGTCCTATCCTGAGCCTTCGCCATATGATCGGCTTATTTTGGATAAAGTCGTTCGGTATGTGGGGGATGCAGTCGCTATTATTGCCGCAGTCGATGAAAAGACAGCGCTTCGTGCCATGAAACTCATTAAGGTAGATTATGAAATATTTGAGCCTGTTTTGGATTTTGAGACAGCCATGGGGCATGCGTCGATTGTACATAGGGAACAGGATCTTTATACGAATTTTGATATTGGTATGGAACAAGCAAAAAATATTATTGCCACACACAAAGTGGAAGTGGGCAATATTGAGGCCGAACTCAAAAAGTGTACTGTTATTGTAGAGGAAACTTATTATACGCAGGCTCAGGCTCAAGGCATGATGGAAACGTACCGTTCCTTTAATTATCTTGATCATATGGGACGGCTTGTTGTGATTAGTTCGACGCAAATTCCTTTTCACGTACGGCGTACACTGGCACGAGCTCTTCAAATTCCAGAAAGCAAAATTCGTGTGATAAAGCCGCGGATTGGCGGAGGATTCGGCGGTAAACAAACCCTTGCTGTTGAATTTTTTACCGCTATTGTGACCTGGAAAACAGGCAAGCCTGCTCAACTTGTTTATGATCGGACGGAAACATTTAGTTGTACTTCCAGCCGTCATGCCATGCGCCTCAAAGTGCGATTAGGAGCCGATCAGGCCGGGGTGATTAAGGTTGTTGATATTGAAGGATTATCTGACGGCGGGGCTTATGGTGAACACAGCTCGACAACCTTTGGAGCTGCAGGTGAAAAAGCATTGATCCTTTATAATAAAACGACAGCGGCGCGGTTTTTTGGTCATGCTGTTTATACCAATAAAATGCCTGGTGGAGCTTTGCGCGGTTACGGTGCTACGCAGGCAACCTTTGCTCTGGAATCAACGTTAAATAAATTAGCAGAAAAACTTCATATGGATCCGACGAAAATTCGTTTAAAAAATATTATCAATGAAGGAGAAAACTATTTTACTAAGCCAGACGTGATACTAGGGAGTTCGACTCTTGATCGTTGTATTATAAAGGGGAAGGAACTGATTGGTTGGAATGAAAAATATCCTCGTAAGGACCTTGAAAGTGGCAAGGTACGTGGTCTGGGGATGGCTGTTACTGTGCAGGGATCGGGTATTGCCTATATTGATACAGCTGCAGCAGAAATTCATCTTAATAGTGAAGGTTCATATACGCTCATGATTGGTTCTACCGATATGGGGACAGGCAGTGATACTATCCTCGCGCAATTTGCTGCGGAAGTCCTTGAAACGACGGTAGACAAGTTCATTGTTTATGCTGCTGATACAGATGTTTCGCCTTATGATCCGGGTTCTTATGCATCAAGTACAACTTATGTGACGGGCATGGCTGTCGTAAGAGCTGCACAAGATTTGAAGGCAAAAATTATAGCTAAAGGGGCGAAACTTCTTGAAGTTTTGCCAGAACAGATAGAATTTGATGGAACTGTGATGAAGACACTGAACAGCGAAAAAACCTTGACGCTAAAAAAACTGGCTGAAAGCATTCTTGTCGGTCCGGGCCATGAACAATTAGTTGGGACTGGCAGCTATGGCAGTCCTGTGTCACCGCCACCTTTTATTGCCGGTTTTGCTGAAGTGGAAGTGGACAAGGGAACAGGGAAAGTGGATGTGGTTCATTATGTGGCTGTTGTTGACTGCGGTACAGTGGTCAATCCGAAACTGGCCAAGATTCAGGTAGAAGGTGGTATTGTACAAGGCATTGGCATGGCTCTTTATGAAGATGTCCGCTATGGACCGAAGGGAAAGTTGCAGACAAATTCTTTTATGCAGTATAAAATTCCCTGCCGAAAGGATATTGGCAGCATTGATGTTGTTTTTGAGCCTAGTTACGAACCGACAGGGCCTTTTGGTGCCAAGTCCATTGGCGAGGTTGTTATTAATACGCCGCCAGCCGCCATTGCTCACGCCATTTATAATGCCGTTGGCGTTACTGTAACAAAGCTGCCGATTACACCTGAAAAAATTTTTATGGCCATGAAGCATTGA
- a CDS encoding DNA topoisomerase 3, with translation MKLYIAEKPSLGAEIAKCLPGPLTRKDGYLVTGDGVVTWGYGHILRQAEPGEYDQKYERWRMEDLPIIPGEWKLLVAEACKKQFAVIQKLIASATQIIHAGDPDREGQLLIDEVLEYVGNEKPVQRILLNSLDEKSVKKAISHLRDNADFYDLKQSALARARADWLIGMNLSRAYTLAAQRAGHRITLPIGRVKTPTLALVVRREREIEAFKVAPYFTVKAEFQHENGLFTAYWKPHENQAGLDTDGRLTDKIVMQELLKRFRSATEQAEIILCETAEKKDLQRLPLSLSSLQVLAGKKFGYDPQTVLDTAQKLYEKKLTSYPRSDCDFLPEAQHNDAPIILENLRTLTAKDLVDWAAEADSALISRAWNDKKITAHHAIIPTVEKCNLSRLTQVEHDIYFLVAQAYIAQFYPVHVYDQTRVEVEYTKERFTASGRIVVELGWKALYKADQDEKKDDDSATLPAMMQGDWADFVQASAEKKSTRPPTRFTAATLLAAMKEIHKYVKNPDLKKQLKDVSGIGTEATRATIIKELLQRKFLVAETKKKYLKPTDAAYLLIDVLPDELTYPDSTAVWENTLQSMASGSESLADFLQHQVQFTADLCIKAMKVSLPLQGDHPCPKCHQGVLQLRNGTSGKFWGCSRYPLCKASYNDQEGQPQKPEYSCPRCKEGGLQLKKGKNGDFWGCTNYPACRATYNDNQGKPALPNA, from the coding sequence GTGAAACTTTATATTGCGGAAAAACCAAGCCTTGGGGCAGAAATCGCCAAATGTTTGCCAGGACCGCTTACGCGTAAAGATGGCTATCTAGTTACAGGCGACGGTGTTGTTACCTGGGGTTACGGTCATATATTGCGGCAGGCTGAACCTGGTGAGTATGATCAAAAATATGAAAGATGGCGAATGGAAGATTTGCCGATTATTCCTGGAGAGTGGAAACTCCTTGTTGCCGAAGCCTGTAAGAAGCAGTTTGCTGTGATTCAAAAATTGATTGCTTCAGCAACCCAAATCATTCATGCAGGTGACCCTGACCGCGAAGGACAACTCTTAATTGATGAAGTGCTGGAATATGTGGGCAATGAGAAGCCTGTGCAGCGTATTTTATTGAATTCCCTTGACGAGAAGAGTGTTAAAAAGGCGATTTCTCATCTCCGTGATAATGCGGATTTTTATGACCTAAAGCAATCGGCTTTAGCGCGGGCGAGAGCCGATTGGTTGATTGGCATGAATTTGTCACGAGCCTATACGCTTGCTGCGCAACGAGCAGGCCACCGAATTACGCTTCCTATTGGTAGGGTAAAGACGCCTACACTCGCCCTTGTTGTGCGTCGTGAACGAGAAATTGAAGCGTTTAAAGTGGCACCTTATTTTACAGTTAAAGCGGAGTTCCAACATGAAAATGGTCTGTTTACAGCCTACTGGAAACCGCATGAAAATCAGGCAGGTCTTGATACTGACGGTCGTTTGACAGATAAAATTGTTATGCAAGAGCTTCTTAAACGGTTTCGGAGTGCTACGGAACAAGCAGAGATTATTCTCTGTGAGACAGCAGAGAAAAAAGATCTACAGCGTTTGCCTCTTTCCCTGTCGTCGCTGCAAGTTCTAGCAGGGAAAAAATTCGGTTATGATCCGCAAACTGTTTTGGATACGGCGCAAAAACTGTATGAAAAAAAGCTTACATCCTATCCTCGGTCTGATTGTGACTTTTTGCCAGAAGCACAGCATAATGATGCGCCCATAATTCTTGAGAATTTACGCACACTAACAGCAAAGGATTTAGTGGACTGGGCGGCTGAGGCTGATTCAGCACTCATTAGCCGAGCCTGGAATGATAAGAAAATTACAGCTCATCATGCGATTATTCCAACTGTGGAGAAATGTAACCTTAGTCGCTTGACACAAGTGGAGCACGATATCTATTTTCTTGTTGCTCAGGCTTATATTGCGCAGTTTTATCCAGTCCATGTCTATGACCAAACGCGTGTAGAAGTGGAATATACAAAGGAGAGGTTTACAGCGAGTGGTCGCATTGTTGTGGAACTAGGCTGGAAAGCCTTATATAAGGCGGATCAAGATGAAAAGAAAGACGATGATAGTGCTACTTTACCAGCCATGATGCAGGGGGACTGGGCTGATTTTGTGCAGGCTTCAGCCGAAAAGAAGTCGACTCGGCCGCCGACGCGTTTTACGGCTGCCACCCTTCTTGCGGCTATGAAAGAAATTCATAAGTATGTGAAAAATCCCGACTTGAAAAAACAGCTGAAAGACGTTTCAGGTATTGGTACGGAAGCCACGCGTGCGACGATTATTAAGGAACTCCTGCAGCGTAAATTTCTTGTGGCAGAAACAAAGAAAAAATATTTAAAACCAACCGATGCGGCCTATTTGCTTATTGATGTTTTGCCTGATGAATTAACCTATCCTGATTCTACGGCCGTATGGGAAAATACGCTGCAGAGTATGGCGAGTGGCAGTGAAAGCCTGGCTGATTTTCTCCAGCATCAAGTGCAATTTACGGCAGATTTATGTATTAAGGCAATGAAGGTGTCGCTTCCGCTGCAAGGCGACCATCCTTGCCCCAAATGTCACCAGGGCGTTTTACAATTGCGTAATGGTACAAGCGGGAAGTTTTGGGGGTGTTCACGCTATCCTCTTTGCAAAGCCAGTTATAATGATCAAGAGGGTCAGCCTCAAAAACCGGAATATTCTTGTCCACGCTGTAAAGAAGGCGGTCTGCAACTGAAAAAAGGGAAGAATGGTGATTTTTGGGGCTGTACAAACTATCCAGCGTGCCGCGCAACATATAATGATAATCAAGGGAAACCAGCGCTACCGAATGCTTAA
- a CDS encoding nitroreductase family protein: protein MDFDFISRRHSVRKFKQETVSDQHIEEMVQAATYAPSGKNKQNWHFVVIKDLNKINEIARIVEAENNRLVKYIKDEDKIKAFKGALGYQTVFKGAPVLILVYAGPYATVADTFREEGIMPLAEVEKYDRPNPGIQNIAAAMENLHLAAASLGYGTCWMTGPTYAAEAISNYIGFEKAGYYLAALTPLGVPASDKLSSPPRKELTEVLTIIR from the coding sequence ATGGATTTTGATTTTATTTCTCGGCGTCACAGTGTTCGTAAATTTAAACAGGAAACGGTATCTGATCAGCACATTGAAGAAATGGTTCAGGCTGCTACTTATGCACCCTCAGGAAAAAATAAGCAAAACTGGCATTTCGTTGTCATTAAAGATCTCAATAAAATTAATGAAATTGCCCGTATTGTGGAAGCTGAAAATAATCGGCTGGTAAAGTATATTAAAGATGAAGATAAGATCAAGGCGTTTAAGGGTGCTCTTGGCTATCAGACGGTTTTTAAAGGGGCTCCTGTTCTCATTCTTGTTTATGCCGGCCCCTATGCTACAGTTGCCGATACATTCCGCGAAGAAGGTATTATGCCTTTAGCTGAAGTGGAAAAATATGATAGACCTAATCCGGGTATTCAAAATATTGCTGCTGCCATGGAAAATTTGCATCTTGCTGCTGCCAGTCTTGGTTATGGAACGTGCTGGATGACAGGGCCAACTTATGCAGCTGAGGCCATATCAAATTATATTGGTTTTGAAAAAGCAGGCTATTATTTGGCGGCTCTCACGCCACTTGGGGTTCCCGCATCGGATAAATTGTCTTCACCGCCCCGCAAAGAATTAACAGAAGTATTGACGATTATCCGGTAA
- a CDS encoding Nramp family divalent metal transporter yields MKESEISRTLPLPPLADTEKLTEKAKGFLKYLGPAFIVSVAYMDPGNFGTNISGGSQFAYNLIWVILWSNIMAIFVQILSAKLGIATGINLPDHCGHLFSRPVNWGLWSIATVAAMATDLAEFLGGVLGFYLLFNIPLVWSALLTGSLTYGICHIQKYGQKVVERIITVMIAVISLAYVWEMFIAKPDWIQVGYHLAVPMLTPDSLFVAVGMLGATVMPHVIYLHSHLVQPRRTSNIADCQHHLKMAKIDVFIAMNVAFVINAAMVIVSAAVFNGNGLDIDSIEGAYLTLQPLMGNMAAGAFGLALLASGLSSSTVGTMAGEVILNGFVGFDIPISARRLITMLPGMGILLAGVNPMEALVYSQVILSFALPAAIIPLMVVTNNAKIMGNFKNKLVTNTFGWLIVSLILAMNIVLLYFTFTGQA; encoded by the coding sequence ATGAAAGAATCAGAAATATCTCGTACTTTGCCTCTACCCCCTCTGGCTGATACAGAAAAACTCACAGAAAAAGCCAAGGGATTTCTAAAATACCTCGGTCCGGCTTTTATTGTAAGCGTAGCCTACATGGACCCTGGTAATTTTGGTACCAATATTAGCGGCGGATCGCAATTTGCCTACAATCTCATTTGGGTAATTTTATGGAGCAATATTATGGCCATTTTTGTCCAAATACTCTCAGCCAAACTTGGCATTGCCACAGGAATCAATTTACCTGATCATTGCGGCCACCTATTTTCGCGCCCTGTTAACTGGGGGTTGTGGTCCATAGCCACAGTGGCAGCCATGGCTACGGATCTGGCAGAATTTCTAGGCGGTGTTCTCGGATTCTATCTTTTGTTTAACATCCCCCTCGTTTGGTCGGCTTTACTCACAGGAAGTCTTACTTATGGTATCTGTCATATTCAAAAGTATGGTCAAAAAGTTGTCGAACGAATTATTACGGTCATGATCGCCGTCATTAGCCTGGCTTATGTGTGGGAAATGTTTATTGCGAAACCCGACTGGATTCAAGTCGGCTACCATCTAGCCGTTCCCATGCTCACGCCTGATAGCTTATTTGTTGCCGTAGGCATGCTCGGCGCCACCGTCATGCCCCATGTCATCTACTTGCACTCCCATCTTGTGCAGCCACGCCGTACGAGTAACATAGCCGACTGTCAACATCATCTTAAAATGGCTAAAATCGATGTATTCATTGCCATGAACGTTGCTTTTGTTATTAATGCGGCCATGGTCATTGTATCTGCCGCAGTTTTTAATGGTAACGGGCTCGATATTGACAGTATTGAAGGGGCCTATCTGACACTTCAGCCTTTAATGGGAAATATGGCGGCAGGTGCCTTCGGCTTAGCCTTATTAGCATCCGGTCTTTCTTCATCCACGGTTGGTACCATGGCTGGCGAAGTGATTTTAAACGGTTTTGTCGGTTTTGATATTCCCATTAGTGCGCGTCGTCTTATTACCATGCTGCCTGGCATGGGTATTTTGCTAGCAGGTGTCAATCCTATGGAAGCCCTTGTTTACAGTCAAGTAATCCTGAGCTTTGCCTTACCAGCGGCAATTATTCCCCTCATGGTCGTAACAAACAATGCTAAAATTATGGGGAATTTTAAAAACAAGCTCGTCACAAATACTTTTGGCTGGCTCATTGTCAGCCTCATTTTAGCCATGAATATTGTTTTATTGTATTTTACTTTCACCGGCCAGGCCTAA
- a CDS encoding bile acid:sodium symporter family protein: protein MSTAFFIRCNSLLGKNMLFIVLGGLLAGAFIPLTDSPVLRKTVIVLFAYMTFVTALGTSFKSFLDVLRKPWIPLWVLVLVHVMAPLTAWIVGIVFYPNDPFIRMGYLIGASIPIGVTSIIWISLAKGDLAISLVSVTLDTFVVPIVLPLFFNLVVGKTIGLNYVQMIEELMLMVTVPSVLGMLLHDWTEGKVTQFSSSVGGATSKLGLFIVIIINSAMVMPQIHWDLSIVKTLFVTFLVVAAGYFVGYIGSFLLKDHSPQSVLTMIYSVGMRNNACGLVVALTYFPPSVAIPITLSMLFQQPLASFIFSLNRRLN, encoded by the coding sequence ATGTCTACTGCTTTTTTTATTCGTTGTAATAGTTTATTAGGAAAAAATATGTTATTTATTGTATTAGGCGGTCTATTAGCGGGGGCGTTTATCCCACTTACTGATTCTCCTGTCTTACGAAAAACAGTCATTGTTTTATTTGCTTATATGACATTCGTTACGGCTCTTGGCACAAGTTTTAAAAGTTTTTTAGATGTCTTGCGCAAACCCTGGATACCTTTATGGGTGCTAGTATTAGTTCATGTCATGGCTCCGCTGACAGCCTGGATTGTTGGCATCGTTTTCTATCCGAATGATCCCTTTATTCGCATGGGGTATTTGATTGGCGCATCTATCCCCATTGGAGTGACTTCAATTATCTGGATTTCACTGGCCAAAGGAGACCTCGCAATATCACTCGTCTCTGTCACGCTGGATACTTTTGTCGTACCTATTGTATTACCGCTCTTTTTTAACCTTGTTGTTGGAAAAACCATTGGTCTAAATTATGTGCAAATGATTGAAGAACTTATGCTCATGGTAACTGTCCCCAGTGTTCTTGGCATGTTACTCCATGATTGGACAGAAGGAAAAGTCACTCAATTCTCGTCGAGTGTAGGCGGAGCCACATCCAAGCTCGGACTATTCATTGTCATTATTATTAACTCCGCCATGGTTATGCCGCAAATTCATTGGGATCTCTCTATTGTAAAAACCTTATTTGTTACTTTTCTTGTTGTAGCAGCAGGCTATTTTGTCGGTTATATCGGATCTTTTTTGTTAAAAGATCACTCACCTCAATCGGTCCTTACCATGATTTATAGTGTCGGTATGCGCAATAATGCCTGTGGCCTTGTTGTAGCTCTCACTTACTTTCCACCTAGCGTAGCCATCCCTATTACACTCTCCATGTTGTTTCAACAGCCCCTGGCTTCATTTATCTTCTCACTAAATAGAAGGCTAAACTAA